TATGTATGATATCAATATTATAGACAGATGAGGAACTAAGCTCTATACAAGCGGGATTGTTTAACATCTTTGCTACACACTTATCCAAAACTCCTTAACCCTACGCTTAGCAGTAGCGACAGCTTGTGGGTCAGCGTCAGAGCCGAAGACCTTACGACCACCAGCAATAAGTCCTGCTATAATTGTCGTTGAACTACCCATACATACGTCCATTATGGTATCACCTTCGACAGAGAAGGTTTTTATCAGCTCAACAAACGCTGGGAGACTCTGTTGGTATGGATGTAGTCCACTATCGTCTGCGTCACGAGGTGGCGGTATATGTATGTCTGGCGTATAAGATGTTTTTTTATTGGGAGCGCCTTTAACGTAATGTAGAATAGCTTTCCATTTAGGTATGACTCTGCGTGGGTGTACTAACTGGGTTCCATTAGGTGTCATGTATGCGTGACACCAGTTATAAGTCAAGTGCTCACCCAGAGCTTTCATAGCTTGTGGCAGTAATAATTGCCCGCACATAACGACCAGAGAGCCGTTAGGTTTTAATAGTTTTTCACTTATACGGGCAAGGTAAGGATATAAATCGGCGTACTCTGCCTTATACATCATATCAACTAAAATTAAATCTATTGAGTTTGGCATTATTCGGTCATAGTCACCTTCAATCTTTAGGTTTGCGACAAATAATTGAACATCGTCCTCTGTTACCGTTATTGCTGGGTTTTTCTTTTGTTCACGTTGCTCTTTACGTAGTAGCGTCAAGGCCAGTCGTGGGCTTACTGTAACTCCCTCTAGTTCTACCAGTTTATCCAATAATCCAGGTGTCCGTAAGCATTTCAATGTTCTATCTGACAACTTCTTATTTAATATCTCAGGGTGCTGTTTAACCCATATGTGTTGAGTCCAATCCTCATTATCTTTATAATCCGGCAATGGGTCCAATTTGGACACTCCAAACAGCTCTAAACGATACTTAGACACGCTTGTTGGACTAACTCCCAGCAATCGTGCTATTTTTTTATTTGAAAGTCCTTGATTACTCCTTAGCGTACTTTTTATCAGGCTTTGCTTGTCTTTACGTGATATTTGTTTTATTTGCTTAGACACTAATCATCACCTCCTTAGATATGCCTATGGTTATTATAACCTAAGGCGATAATAATATCTTCAATTATTTAGTGACTATGAGGTGCCTACATACAAGCCTTGCATAAATCAACCTATAAAATTCAAACTTTTAGGGGGATTACCATTATGATTCTTACATATGCTAAAGGCATGGTTACGGCCGATGACACAAAAGGGCTATTTAATGACGCAAACATAAATATTTTTTTACAAGACCTTATCTGTAGTGGTATACTTAGGGCGTCAGAGGTTTCAGATAAAATGAATATGCTAAGAAAGAAACAAGTAGATACGATTCACACTAAAAAAATTTATACCAGAAAGGATGGTAGAGTTTTTACAAGAATATTAGAAAATGGCAAAGAAAAACAAGTCGCAGGCAAGGATGAAACAGAACTCTATGAAAAGCTCTATGATTTTTACTTTGGTGATAATAATGCAAGCCTTGAGGATTTATACCCACAATGGGTAGAATGGAGAACCAACGAAACAAACACATCTCAAAAGACTGTAAAAGAGAACGGTTACATTTGGAACGCACATCTCAGGGATAACCCCATTACACAAGTTCCTCTAAAACAACTAAAACCAAAGGATTTTATTTGCTATTTTCGCACAATTACCAAAGGAGTCACACTTACGAGGAAGCGCTTCAATGACCTGAAAAGCGTGATGAACGGCATTATATACTTCGCCATAGAAAAGGAGATTATCGAGCATAATTATTTGCGAGACATAAACTATCGCCAGTTTACCTATAAACCTGAAAACAATGATGTCATCCCTTATACTGAGATGGAACGCTTACAAATTATCAATCAATTATCCAACGATGATTTGTACTCTCTCGCTATTAAGCTCGACTTCTATTTGACTTTAAGGATTTCGGAATTAAAAGGTTTAATGTGGGATGATATCCGAGGCGACCTTATTTATATCCAGCGTTTGATAAACGATAAAAATGAAATTTTAGACGATATAAAAGGGCATAAAGAAGAAGGTAAACGCTACATACCATTAACAAGTGCAACTAAGGTAATCCTAAATCAGATTAAGCTTTTGAACCCTAATAGTGAATATCTTTTTATTCGCAATAATAAGACTTTAGCTACGGTCACTTTTAATCGTCGAATTAAAAAGTGTTGTACCGAACTTGGAATTGAATATCGTCCTTCGCATAAGGTTAGGTTTTCGACAGCTTCAATTCTGTTCAAGAATGGGGTTGGTGCACCTGAATTACAAAAAATGTTAGGCCATACGACACTTACAATGACTTCACATTACCTACGCTCAGTAACACCTGCCGACGAAACCATAGAAAAAATGGGGGCCGTTTTAGGTTAAAAATAGCTTGCACCAATTTGCACCAACATTTTTAAAATTAAAAAATGCTTCAAACCCTTGATTTATAAGGATTTGAAGCACTTACTTAGAGAGGCGACAACCAGATTTGAACTGGTGATCAGGGTGTTGCAGACCCATGCCTTACCACTTGGCTATGTCGCCATATTTAATTTACTAAGCTACTTCTTAATAAATAGCTCCCCGAGTTGGGCTCGAACCAACAACCCCACGGTTAACAGCCGTGTGCTCTACCATTGAGCTATCGAGGAAGAACACTACCATTTTAATATGTTAGACTATAAAAGTCAAGGCTTTTTTAAAACTTTTTCAATTTGATAAATAATTTGAAAATTTTAAAATGCATGAGCATTTTTTAAATTTATCTTTCTATACATTCTATTAATGATATCTTTTCTTAAAAATAATTTCAAATGTAATATAAGTTATTTATCTACTAAGCAGTTTTTTATTATTTATATCCACCTATCGTTGCAGCATAACATATTATGAATGAATTAGAATGAAAAAACGTCACAAAACAAAGTCTTACTACTTGTTTTACGACGCATTCATATATACATTCAAAACTACACATTAAACACCATTGCTATTTATGAACATTACCTGATAAAGCTTTACATAAGTTACCTTATATTCAACCTTATCTTTAGGTCAAGCCCTCGACCTATTAGTATTAGTCAGCTACATGTGTTACCACACTTCCACCTCTAACCTATCCACCTTGTCGTCTTCAAGGGGTCTTACTGCTTTCGCATGGGATATCTTATCTTAAGGGGGGCTTCACGCTTAGATGCCTTCAGCGTTTATCCCTTCCAAACTTGGCTACTCGGCCGTGCACTTGGTAGTACAACCGATACACCAGCGGTTCGTCCAACCCGGTCCTCTCGTACTAAGGTCAGCTCCTTTCAAATATCCTACGCCCGCGCCGGATAGGGACCGAACTGTCTCACGACGTTCTGAACCCAGCTCGCGTACCGCTTTAATGGGCGAACAGCCCAACCCTTGGGACCTACTACAGCCCCAGGATGCGATGAGCCGACATCGAGGTGCCAAACCACTCCGTCGATGTGAACTCTTGGGAGTGATAAGCCTGTTATCCCCAGGGTAGCTTTTATCCGTTGAGCGATGGCAATCCCACTTTATACCACCGGATCACTAAGTCCTACTTTCGTACCTGCTCCACCCGTCGGTGTCGCAGTCAAGCCTTCTTATGCCTTTGCACTCTGCGAATGGTTTCCAACCATTCTGAGAAGACCTTTGAGCGCCTCCGATACCCTTTCGGAGGCGACCGCCCCAGTCAAACTCCCCACCTGACATTGTCCACTGCCCAGATCATGGGCACATGTTAGAAATCCAATACTGCAAGGGTGGTATCCCAACAACGGCTCCATGGCAACTAGCGTCACCACTTCACAGCCTCCCACCTATCCTGTACATGCAATACCGAATCCCAGTATCAAGCTAGAGTAAAGCTCCATGGGGTCTTTCCGTCCTGGCGCAGGTAACCAGCATCTTCACTGGTATTTCAATTTCACCGGGTGCATTGTCGAGACAGTGCCCAAATCATTACGCCTTTCGTGCGGGTCGGAACTTACCCGACAAGGAATTTCGCTACCTTAGGACCGTTATAGTTACGGCCGCCGTTTACTGGGGCTTAAGTTCAACGCTTCGGATTGCTCCTAACATCTCCCCTTAACCTTCCAGCACCGGGCAGGCGTCAGCCCATATACTTCACCTTTCGGTTTTGCATAGACCTGTGTTTTTGCTAAACAGTTGCTTGGGCCAATTCTCTGCGGCCTGTATTTCTACAGGCACCCCTTCTCCCGAAGTTACGGGGTTATTTTGCCGAGTTCCTTAACAATGCTTCTCCCGTCGGCCTTAGGATTCTCTCCTCATCCACCTGTGTCGGTTTACGGTACGGGCTTATGAAAAACAATAGCGGCTTTTCTTGGCAGCTAGCTCACCAGCTTCCCTACTCTTGAGTTCGGTCCGCATCACGTCTTCGTATTGTATGGCGGATTTGCCTACCACACTACTACCCCGCTTGCACCGGTTTTTCCATTCCCGGCTCTGGCTTTCTCTCTGCGTCCCCACAGTTCTGTTTTCATAAGGTACAGGAATTTCAACCTGTTGTCCATCGACTACGTCTTTCGACCTCGCCTTAGGTCCCGACTTACCCAGAGCAGATCAGCTTTACTCTGGAAACCTTGGATATTCGGCCTAGAAGATTCTCACTTCTATCTCGCTACTCATTCCGGCATTCTCTCTTCTTAAATCTCCACGACTCCTTACGGTACCGCTTCTTCGTTTTAAGAATGCTCCTCTACCAATCATGTAAACATGATTCCACAGCTTCGGTGTCGTGTTTTAGCCCCGGACATTTTCGGCGCAGGACCTCTCGACTAGTGAGCTATTACGCACTCTTTTAATGTATGGCTGCTTCTAAGCCAACATCCTAGTTGTTTTCGAAATCCCACATCCTTTTCCACTTAACACGCACTTTGGGACCTTAGCTGGTGGTCTGGGCTTTTTCCCTTTTGACTACCCAACTTATCTCGTGTAGTCTGACTCCTGGTCATCATCTATATGGCATTCGGAGTTTGATAATCTTCGGTAAGCTTTGACGCCCCCTAGGATATTCAGTGCTCTACCTCCATTAGACTTCGTTATAAATAACGTTTACCAAGGCTAGCCCTAAAGCTATTTCGAGGAGAACCAGCTATCTCCGGGTTCGATTGGAATTTCTCCCCTACCCACACCTCATCACCACCCTTTTCAACGGATGTGTGTTCGGTCCTCCACCACCTTTTACGGCAGCTTCAACCTGGACATGGGTAGATCACCCGGTTTCGGGTCTACTTTCACTGACTATTTCGCCCTATTCAGACTTGGTTTCCCTTCGGCTTCAGACCTTAAGTCCTTAACCTTGCCAGTAAATGTAACTCGCCGGACCGTTCTACAAAAAGTACGCGGTTCCTCTGTAAATAGAGGTTCCACAGCTTGTAAACACAGGGTTTCAGGTTCTCTTTCACTCCCCTCCCGGGGTTCTTTTCACCTTTCCTTCACAGTACTATGCACTATCGGTCACTAAGTAGTATTTAGCCTTGGGGGGTGGTCCCCCCGACTTCCCACAAGGTTTCTCGTGTCTCGTGGTACTTTGGATACCGCTCGCTGTCTTCTGGTTTCGCATACGAGGCTTTCACTCTCTATAGCCGGCTTTCCCAAAACCGTTCTGCTACCATACGACTTGACTTTTGCGGTCCATAACCCCGAAGGATAAATCCTTCGGTTTAGGCTCTTTCCCTTTCGCTCGCCACTACTCAGGAAATCGAGTTTTCTTTCTTTTCCTCCGGGTACTTAGATGTTTCAGTTCCCCGGGTTCCCCCTGCATGGCTATGTATTCACCATACAGTAACGGAGGTTTACTCCGCCAGGTTTCCCCATTCAGAAATCTGCGGGTCAAAGGATATTTGCTCCTCACCGCAGCTTATCGCAGCTTATCACGTCTTTCATCGGCTCTTAGTGCCAAGGCATCCACCCTACGCTCTTATTAGCTTGACCTTATGAAACAATATACTTGTTTCTCTATACTTGCCTAGCGTAGCAAGTATCGGTCTGTTCATAAATCAATTCATTTAACAAAATAAACATTTATTTTCTTAAATAGCATTTTGGATGTCTGACATAATCTTTCTATATTTTTATAGTTGATTATATCTTCTCATATTTTTCTTTTCAGAAAAATCATTCAATGTGTAGTTTTCAATGTACATTGATTTTACAAGTTGTAAAATCTCATCTTTAAAAAAGATGAATGGAGATAATGAGATTCGAACTCATGACCCCCTGCTTGCAAGGCAGGTGCTCTCCCAACTGAGCTATACCCCCAGGTATTGTTATTTTCAATAAATCCGGCAGCCACCTGCTCTCCCATACCGTTTCCAGTATAGTACCATCGGCCGCTTATGTCTTAACCATCGTGTTCGGGATGGGAACGGGTGTGTCCCATAAACGCATCGCCACCGGAAATTTTTTGTTATCTTTATCAAACGGATTTTCAGTATAGCAGGCTTATTATTTCCTGTCAACTAGTTTATTCTTCCATCTAACTTTTTTACTTTTACTTGAATTGCTTCCAATTCAGTACTTTGATAACTCAACAGTGAAACAACCTTTACTTAAGCCATTATGGCTTTTTCTCTTAGAAAGGAGGTGATCCAGCCGCACCTTCCGATACGGCTACCTTGTTACGACTTCACCCCAGTCACCTACTCCACCTTCGGCAGCTCCCTCCTTACGGTTGGGTCACTGACTTCGGGCATATTAGGCTCCCATGGTGTGACGGGCGGTGTGTACAAGACCCGGGAACGTATTCACCACGACATTCTGATTCGCGATTACTAGCGATTCCAGCTTCATGTAGTCGAGTTGCAGACTACAATCCGAACTGAGATGACCTTTTTGGGATTTGCTCCACTTCACAGCTTTGCTTCCCTTTGTAGTCACCATTGTAGCACGTGTGTAGCCCAGATCATAAGGGGCATGATGATTTGACGTCATCCCCGCCTTCCTCCAGGTTATCCCTGGCAGTCTCTCTAGAGTGCCCGGCCGAACCGCTGGCTACTAAAGATAGGGGTTGCGCTCGTTGCGGGACTTAACCCAACATCTCACGACACGAGCTGACGACAACCATGCACCACCTGTCTCCTCTGTCCCGAAGGAAGACCGACGTTACTCGGCTGTCAGAGGGATGTCAAGACCTGGTAAGGTTCTTCGCGTTGCTTCGAATTAAACCACAT
The nucleotide sequence above comes from Anaerocolumna cellulosilytica. Encoded proteins:
- a CDS encoding DNA methyltransferase, which produces MSKQIKQISRKDKQSLIKSTLRSNQGLSNKKIARLLGVSPTSVSKYRLELFGVSKLDPLPDYKDNEDWTQHIWVKQHPEILNKKLSDRTLKCLRTPGLLDKLVELEGVTVSPRLALTLLRKEQREQKKNPAITVTEDDVQLFVANLKIEGDYDRIMPNSIDLILVDMMYKAEYADLYPYLARISEKLLKPNGSLVVMCGQLLLPQAMKALGEHLTYNWCHAYMTPNGTQLVHPRRVIPKWKAILHYVKGAPNKKTSYTPDIHIPPPRDADDSGLHPYQQSLPAFVELIKTFSVEGDTIMDVCMGSSTTIIAGLIAGGRKVFGSDADPQAVATAKRRVKEFWISV
- a CDS encoding tyrosine-type recombinase/integrase; translation: MILTYAKGMVTADDTKGLFNDANINIFLQDLICSGILRASEVSDKMNMLRKKQVDTIHTKKIYTRKDGRVFTRILENGKEKQVAGKDETELYEKLYDFYFGDNNASLEDLYPQWVEWRTNETNTSQKTVKENGYIWNAHLRDNPITQVPLKQLKPKDFICYFRTITKGVTLTRKRFNDLKSVMNGIIYFAIEKEIIEHNYLRDINYRQFTYKPENNDVIPYTEMERLQIINQLSNDDLYSLAIKLDFYLTLRISELKGLMWDDIRGDLIYIQRLINDKNEILDDIKGHKEEGKRYIPLTSATKVILNQIKLLNPNSEYLFIRNNKTLATVTFNRRIKKCCTELGIEYRPSHKVRFSTASILFKNGVGAPELQKMLGHTTLTMTSHYLRSVTPADETIEKMGAVLG